A region from the Wansuia hejianensis genome encodes:
- a CDS encoding RpiB/LacA/LacB family sugar-phosphate isomerase, with the protein MKIALVMEWSTCTKNETVFETLKKVAEANGHTVVNYGQYNMEDNRQTYNQNAVFISALLHSGAADFVVTGCGTGEGAMIAANSMPGVYCGLVIDPADSYLFTQVNGGNCMALPYAKGWGWGAEVNLEYVFEKLFVKEPGGGYPDSAAASEQRNAALLKKLKAVAANDLKTILASADPDVHEMVVNAFAGKRYELFKAECKCPEILKAVEQALEA; encoded by the coding sequence ATGAAGATTGCATTAGTTATGGAATGGAGCACATGTACGAAAAATGAGACGGTATTTGAGACGCTGAAGAAGGTGGCGGAGGCCAATGGACATACCGTTGTCAATTACGGACAGTATAATATGGAAGATAACAGGCAGACGTATAACCAGAACGCCGTATTTATCTCTGCCCTGCTTCACTCAGGGGCGGCAGATTTTGTTGTGACCGGCTGTGGAACGGGCGAGGGCGCCATGATTGCGGCGAATTCTATGCCGGGCGTATATTGCGGGCTTGTGATCGATCCTGCCGATTCTTATCTTTTCACGCAGGTGAACGGTGGAAACTGTATGGCTCTTCCCTATGCAAAGGGCTGGGGCTGGGGCGCCGAGGTCAATCTGGAGTATGTGTTTGAAAAATTGTTTGTGAAAGAGCCGGGCGGCGGATACCCGGATAGCGCTGCGGCTTCCGAGCAGAGAAACGCCGCGCTGCTGAAAAAGCTTAAAGCGGTTGCGGCGAACGATCTTAAAACAATTCTCGCCAGCGCAGACCCAGATGTCCACGAGATGGTTGTAAACGCCTTCGCCGGCAAGCGATACGAATTATTCAAGGCAGAATGCAAATGCCCGGAAATTCTGAAGGCGGTAGAGCAGGCTTTGGAAGCTTAA
- a CDS encoding thiamine pyrophosphate-dependent dehydrogenase E1 component subunit alpha has translation MDQISKELAVEFYTNMYKIRRFEEEVFEFYKNGQMAGLAHLYIGEEAVAAGACAAIQPQDYIGSTHRGHGHLVARGADMKKMMAEILGKATGYSKGKGGSMHIMAMDIGILGANGIVGGGIPTATGAAYSSKYRGTDQVTLCFFGDGAANEGTFHECINMAAAWDLPIVYIIENNLYGITVDSRRVTKEHDLAKRAAGYGIPGYTIDGNDVEAVYETVSKAVQDAREGKGPSIVECKTYRHHGHNGSDNCAYRPAGELEEWKKKDPLKVFLERGYLTEEEQKEIETRTDLELEEACRFAAESPYPDASELMTDIFVD, from the coding sequence ATGGATCAGATATCCAAAGAGCTTGCAGTTGAGTTTTACACCAATATGTATAAGATCCGAAGATTTGAAGAGGAGGTCTTTGAATTTTATAAAAATGGGCAAATGGCCGGACTGGCGCATCTGTATATCGGTGAAGAGGCGGTCGCGGCCGGCGCGTGCGCAGCGATTCAGCCGCAGGATTACATCGGTTCCACCCATCGCGGGCACGGCCATCTGGTGGCGCGCGGAGCAGATATGAAGAAGATGATGGCGGAGATCCTGGGAAAAGCTACCGGCTATTCCAAGGGCAAGGGCGGTTCTATGCACATCATGGCCATGGACATTGGGATTCTCGGCGCGAACGGCATCGTGGGCGGCGGTATCCCAACGGCGACAGGAGCGGCCTACAGCTCGAAATACAGAGGAACGGACCAGGTGACCCTGTGCTTCTTTGGAGACGGAGCGGCGAATGAAGGCACCTTTCATGAATGCATCAATATGGCCGCCGCGTGGGATCTGCCGATTGTATATATTATTGAAAATAATCTGTATGGAATTACTGTAGACAGCAGGCGCGTGACGAAAGAGCATGATTTGGCGAAGCGGGCCGCCGGCTACGGGATTCCGGGATATACCATCGACGGGAACGATGTAGAGGCGGTCTATGAAACCGTGTCAAAAGCGGTGCAGGATGCCCGCGAGGGGAAAGGGCCGTCGATTGTCGAGTGCAAGACCTACAGGCACCACGGCCATAACGGAAGCGATAACTGCGCTTACCGTCCGGCCGGAGAACTGGAAGAGTGGAAGAAGAAGGATCCGCTGAAGGTATTTCTGGAGAGGGGATATCTGACAGAGGAAGAGCAAAAAGAGATAGAAACCAGAACAGATCTGGAACTCGAAGAAGCATGCAGGTTCGCAGCAGAGAGTCCCTATCCTGACGCCTCTGAGCTGATGACTGATATTTTTGTGGATTGA
- a CDS encoding alpha-ketoacid dehydrogenase subunit beta, producing the protein MRKIYYRDAILEALDEEMARDDMVMMIGEDIGVGDGTWRCSKGLRDKYGDLRMKDSPISEAGFTGMCIGMALTGMRPIAEIMFEDFMLVAMDQIVNQMNKVCYMSGGQKNLPMVIRTTIGAGRAAAAQHSQNLTAAVAHFPGAKIVIASDAYTAKGLLKSAIRDNNPVIVIEHRKHYSMQFDLPDDADENLLLPLDRAAVVHEGGDVTVAAMGFQVGQCVAVAKHLEKKGIGVEVIDLRSIVPLDKETIIRSVKKTGRLLIVDEGCESFGIAAEITASVMKDVFYDLDAPISRLCAPDVPIPFSPALEKLIVPNENTILEAVKKLL; encoded by the coding sequence ATGAGAAAAATATATTATCGCGACGCAATACTTGAGGCTCTGGACGAAGAAATGGCCAGAGACGATATGGTTATGATGATCGGAGAGGATATTGGAGTCGGTGACGGCACCTGGAGATGTTCCAAAGGGCTCCGGGACAAATACGGCGATCTACGCATGAAGGATTCTCCGATCAGTGAGGCAGGTTTTACCGGGATGTGTATCGGTATGGCTTTGACGGGCATGAGACCCATAGCGGAGATTATGTTTGAGGATTTCATGCTGGTAGCAATGGACCAGATTGTGAATCAGATGAACAAAGTCTGCTATATGTCCGGCGGCCAGAAGAACCTTCCCATGGTTATCCGTACCACCATTGGGGCCGGGAGAGCGGCCGCCGCGCAGCATTCGCAGAATCTCACGGCGGCGGTCGCCCATTTTCCGGGAGCGAAGATCGTGATCGCTTCCGACGCTTATACCGCCAAAGGTCTGTTAAAAAGCGCAATCAGGGATAATAATCCTGTCATTGTCATAGAGCACAGAAAGCATTACAGCATGCAGTTTGATCTTCCGGACGACGCGGATGAAAACCTGCTGCTCCCCCTTGACCGCGCGGCGGTCGTACATGAGGGCGGCGACGTCACGGTGGCAGCCATGGGTTTTCAGGTGGGACAATGCGTGGCGGTCGCCAAACACCTGGAAAAAAAGGGAATCGGAGTAGAAGTCATAGACCTTCGCTCCATCGTACCGCTCGATAAAGAAACGATTATCAGATCGGTGAAAAAGACGGGACGGTTACTCATCGTCGATGAAGGCTGCGAGAGCTTTGGCATTGCGGCGGAAATCACGGCTTCCGTGATGAAGGACGTATTTTATGACCTGGACGCGCCCATCAGCCGCCTGTGCGCGCCGGACGTTCCGATTCCCTTCAGCCCTGCTCTGGAAAAGCTGATTGTACCGAATGAAAACACAATTCTCGAGGCTGTGAAAAAGCTGTTGTAA
- the lpdA gene encoding dihydrolipoyl dehydrogenase: MASYDYEVAVIGAGPGGYETAIKAAQLGKKTCIVEEKSFGGTCLNVGCIPTKVLIRTANLVSEIRAASEFAVDGVDPAAVSVDMKKLQQRKNGIVKTLTGGVQALLRGNHVAVEKGRAAFVDAHTLDLGDRTITAENMIVATGSKVFMPPFIAIEGESRVITSDEALELDSLPERMAVIGGGVIGVEFAYLFSKLGVKVTVLELMDQILPMVDPEISAMARKSLEKGGVTFRLGAKVKSIRDNHVHFELGGKEEETAADLVLMAVGRVPNTEGLNAERIGLVFDRKAIQTNERLQTNIPNIYAIGDVNGKVMLAHTASHEGMTALTNLCGGYAEVDYDKIPSCIYITPEIASIGLTEEKAKERAGKIKVGRFPLAANGKSMIEGSTEGMAKVILDETTGEILGVHLFGSHVTEMIGEVSAAMAAELTAEEVIGSIHPHPTVNEAVGEAFMAAWLGRAINNV, from the coding sequence ATGGCAAGCTATGATTATGAGGTTGCGGTTATCGGCGCAGGACCCGGCGGGTACGAGACGGCAATTAAGGCAGCTCAGCTCGGTAAAAAAACCTGTATCGTCGAGGAAAAAAGTTTTGGGGGCACCTGCCTGAACGTGGGATGTATACCGACGAAGGTGCTGATCCGCACAGCAAATCTTGTATCTGAGATCCGGGCTGCTTCTGAGTTTGCGGTTGACGGTGTTGATCCGGCGGCTGTGTCGGTGGATATGAAAAAGCTCCAGCAGCGGAAAAACGGGATCGTAAAAACTCTTACAGGAGGCGTCCAGGCGCTTCTGAGAGGAAACCATGTGGCGGTTGAAAAAGGAAGAGCGGCTTTTGTGGATGCGCATACACTTGATCTGGGAGATAGGACAATCACCGCGGAAAACATGATAGTCGCCACAGGCTCAAAAGTATTTATGCCGCCGTTTATAGCAATAGAAGGAGAAAGCCGTGTGATCACAAGCGATGAAGCTCTTGAGCTGGACAGCCTTCCGGAACGAATGGCAGTCATCGGCGGAGGCGTCATCGGAGTGGAATTTGCTTATTTATTCAGCAAATTAGGGGTGAAGGTGACGGTTCTGGAGCTTATGGACCAGATTCTTCCTATGGTAGACCCGGAAATCTCCGCGATGGCAAGAAAAAGCCTGGAAAAAGGAGGCGTTACCTTCCGGCTTGGAGCGAAGGTGAAATCGATCAGGGATAACCACGTGCACTTTGAGCTGGGTGGAAAGGAAGAGGAGACGGCCGCAGATCTGGTGCTGATGGCAGTGGGACGCGTGCCGAATACGGAAGGGCTCAACGCGGAGCGAATCGGCCTTGTGTTTGACCGGAAGGCCATACAGACAAATGAGCGTCTGCAGACAAATATCCCCAATATTTATGCGATCGGCGACGTCAATGGAAAGGTGATGCTGGCTCATACCGCGTCTCACGAAGGAATGACCGCCCTGACCAATCTCTGCGGCGGGTATGCGGAGGTGGATTATGATAAGATTCCGTCTTGCATTTATATCACGCCGGAGATTGCTTCCATCGGGCTGACGGAGGAAAAAGCAAAAGAGAGGGCCGGAAAAATTAAAGTGGGCAGATTTCCGCTGGCCGCAAATGGAAAATCTATGATTGAAGGAAGTACAGAGGGCATGGCGAAAGTGATTCTGGATGAAACGACGGGAGAGATATTGGGCGTTCATTTGTTTGGAAGCCATGTGACAGAGATGATCGGAGAAGTATCGGCAGCTATGGCCGCTGAGCTTACTGCTGAAGAAGTCATTGGTTCCATCCATCCGCATCCGACGGTGAACGAGGCGGTTGGAGAAGCCTTTATGGCGGCATGGCTGGGCAGGGCAATTAACAATGTATAA
- a CDS encoding ABC transporter ATP-binding protein, with amino-acid sequence MSECLLKIENLTRKFGGLTAVDSVNMYVNQGEIIGLIGANGAGKTTVFNMISGSFRPTTGKIIFNNIEIEHKPAHLICRLGVGRTYQIVQPFTTLTVLENTIVGALLKYPDVSAARKKSIEILKLLDMEERRDVKGSNLSLPELKRMEVARALATEPKLLLLDEVMAGLNPTDSAEFVNIIRKIRDTGVTIILIEHVMKAVMSLSDRIYVLNQGKLISEGTPEHVSNDPVVIESYLGSRKIASETIPNKEENVNAES; translated from the coding sequence ATGAGTGAATGTTTATTAAAAATAGAAAATCTTACAAGGAAATTTGGAGGACTTACAGCGGTAGATTCTGTTAATATGTATGTTAATCAGGGCGAAATAATTGGTCTGATAGGGGCTAATGGAGCAGGCAAAACGACAGTATTTAATATGATTTCAGGTTCATTTCGACCGACAACAGGTAAAATTATCTTTAATAATATAGAAATTGAACATAAACCAGCACATTTAATATGCCGTCTGGGTGTCGGAAGAACTTATCAGATAGTACAGCCTTTTACAACTTTAACAGTTCTTGAAAATACCATAGTCGGAGCATTATTAAAATATCCGGATGTTTCAGCAGCAAGAAAGAAATCAATAGAGATTTTGAAGCTGTTGGACATGGAAGAGCGCAGGGATGTAAAGGGCAGTAATTTAAGTCTTCCAGAATTAAAACGAATGGAAGTAGCACGGGCCTTGGCAACAGAACCGAAGCTTCTATTATTAGATGAGGTAATGGCCGGACTTAACCCTACAGACAGTGCTGAGTTTGTAAATATTATCAGAAAGATTCGTGATACTGGAGTGACAATTATCCTGATTGAACATGTAATGAAAGCAGTAATGTCCCTTTCTGACAGAATATATGTACTTAATCAGGGAAAATTAATTTCCGAAGGTACGCCGGAGCATGTATCTAATGACCCGGTGGTTATAGAATCATATCTGGGTTCAAGAAAAATAGCATCAGAAACTATTCCAAATAAAGAGGAGAACGTAAATGCTGAAAGTTGA
- a CDS encoding dihydrolipoamide acetyltransferase family protein, with the protein MAKVIVMPKLGYTQDTGSIAEWLKHEGDTVKKGEPLFDAHTDKSVVTVEASCSGTLLKIVLEAGETVPVLTPVAVIGDASEDADAALASHVTAAAADAQVEVSFDDEEVEQEELSPAAQEPAELKLTPRAKKYIEENEIDIASLSGIEGTGLENGITEKDIKASPLAKKLAKAKGVELSGVAGSGANHKIMKKDVLAQADTQKGGGQSGSVDRQVEKTVPYGGVRKIIGDRLSESKFTAPHLYFTDSVDMTEFFAFRKLLNEKSDRKIAASDLMIKAASQALIKFPEMNAALEGDTIIYYKSTNIGMAVAGENGLVVPVVKNAQDKTLSRIAEETRDLVERGQSGRLKPEEYSGGTFSLSNLGMFGIGNFTAIINPPEAAILSVSSVRKTPVVVTDAEGEDTIAIRPMMNIQLSVDHRIIDGLLASRFVEYYKELLENPIKILL; encoded by the coding sequence ATGGCCAAAGTTATAGTCATGCCAAAGCTGGGATATACCCAGGACACAGGTTCCATCGCGGAATGGCTGAAGCATGAGGGCGATACGGTGAAAAAGGGAGAGCCCCTGTTTGACGCGCATACAGACAAATCGGTGGTTACCGTGGAAGCAAGCTGTTCAGGTACGCTGTTAAAAATTGTATTAGAGGCGGGCGAGACCGTGCCGGTGCTGACTCCGGTTGCGGTGATCGGGGATGCTTCCGAGGACGCGGACGCAGCGCTGGCGTCCCATGTCACAGCGGCGGCGGCGGACGCGCAGGTGGAGGTGAGCTTCGATGACGAGGAAGTGGAACAGGAAGAGCTCTCCCCTGCAGCCCAGGAGCCTGCGGAGTTAAAGCTGACGCCCCGGGCAAAAAAGTATATTGAAGAAAATGAAATAGACATCGCTTCCCTGTCAGGAATCGAAGGAACAGGGCTTGAGAACGGGATTACGGAGAAGGATATCAAGGCCAGCCCACTTGCGAAAAAACTGGCGAAAGCCAAAGGGGTTGAGCTTTCCGGCGTGGCGGGGAGCGGCGCGAACCATAAAATCATGAAAAAAGATGTGCTCGCCCAGGCGGACACGCAGAAGGGCGGCGGACAGAGCGGCAGCGTGGACAGGCAGGTGGAGAAGACGGTACCCTATGGCGGCGTAAGAAAGATTATAGGCGACCGGCTGTCAGAGAGCAAGTTTACGGCTCCGCATCTCTACTTTACGGACAGCGTAGATATGACAGAATTCTTTGCATTCCGCAAGCTGTTGAATGAAAAAAGCGACAGGAAGATAGCTGCGTCTGATCTCATGATCAAGGCGGCGTCCCAGGCCCTGATAAAATTTCCTGAGATGAACGCGGCCCTGGAGGGAGATACCATCATTTATTATAAGAGTACAAATATTGGAATGGCGGTTGCCGGAGAGAATGGCCTCGTGGTGCCTGTTGTGAAAAACGCACAGGATAAGACACTGAGCAGGATTGCAGAAGAAACAAGGGATCTTGTGGAGCGGGGCCAGAGCGGCCGGCTGAAGCCGGAAGAATACAGCGGAGGAACCTTCTCCCTGTCCAATCTGGGGATGTTTGGAATCGGCAACTTCACCGCGATCATTAATCCTCCGGAGGCTGCAATCCTGTCGGTCAGCTCCGTAAGGAAAACGCCGGTAGTTGTCACGGATGCGGAAGGAGAGGATACGATCGCGATCCGCCCCATGATGAATATTCAGCTTTCGGTAGACCACAGGATTATCGACGGGCTGCTGGCCTCCCGGTTTGTGGAATATTACAAGGAACTGCTGGAAAATCCAATAAAAATACTGTTATAA
- a CDS encoding ABC transporter ATP-binding protein, with translation MLKVDNIYVNYGNFEALSGVSLEIKEGEIVALLGSNGAGKTTTINTISGNSKLMSGDIVWKGRSIKNMPMYNRVSLGIVQVPEGRKLFPYMSIQENLFIGSYLKQARKQRNRTLEMCYELFPKLAERKHQLAGSLSGGEQQMCAIARGLMQQPELLMLDEPSLGLAPVVVDQIFSALKKINEMGTTILLVEQNVMLSLEIATQAYVIELGKNVMQGNCEELINNPDLKKAYLGL, from the coding sequence ATGCTGAAAGTTGATAATATATATGTAAATTACGGTAATTTTGAAGCTCTTTCAGGCGTTTCTCTTGAAATTAAGGAAGGAGAAATTGTAGCCCTGCTGGGGAGTAATGGAGCTGGGAAAACAACAACAATTAACACTATTTCAGGTAATTCTAAACTTATGAGTGGAGATATAGTCTGGAAAGGCAGATCCATAAAAAATATGCCCATGTACAATAGAGTATCCCTTGGAATCGTTCAGGTTCCCGAAGGGCGTAAGCTGTTTCCATATATGAGTATTCAGGAAAATCTTTTCATTGGTTCTTATCTGAAACAGGCGAGAAAGCAAAGAAATAGAACTTTGGAAATGTGTTATGAACTATTTCCAAAGTTAGCAGAAAGAAAACATCAATTGGCTGGTTCGCTTTCCGGAGGAGAACAACAGATGTGTGCAATTGCCAGAGGATTAATGCAACAGCCCGAACTGTTAATGCTAGATGAGCCATCTCTTGGACTTGCGCCTGTTGTAGTGGATCAGATTTTCAGTGCCTTGAAAAAGATCAATGAGATGGGAACTACAATATTGCTGGTAGAGCAGAACGTTATGCTATCTCTGGAAATCGCAACGCAGGCATATGTAATTGAGTTAGGTAAGAATGTAATGCAGGGTAATTGTGAAGAGCTTATCAACAATCCTGATTTAAAAAAAGCTTATCTCGGATTATAA